TACCCTCTGTCAGTCTTTCTTTTTTTTCTCGCGACATTATGCAAGGAAACGGCGCTTGTCTTTCCCTTTCTGGTCATCGCTTATGACCATTTTGTGAGAAGGGACCGTAGGACACTATGGAATCAGGCAGCTCGATACCTGCCTTTTTTTTCAGCGACTGCAGTCTATTTCCTTCTCAGGGCCCAAGCCCTCGGCAGTTTTGCTCCTGTGAAACGGCATGCCGAATTGAGCGCTTATCAGTATGTCATCAGTGCCCTTCCTTTGCTCAGGGATTACGCCTTGAAACTCATACTGCCGCTGAACTTGCGTGTCTTCTATACCTTTCATCCAGCCTCGTCGCTGCTAAAGGCGCCGGCCTTTTCTGCCCTCATCTTTGTCATGATAGTGGCGGTGTCCCTCTTCATGGTGCATAGGGCGAACAAGAAGGCTTTTTTCTTTTCGATGATGATTCTTTTCCCTTTGCTTCCGGTCCTTTACATCCCTGCCCTCGGTGAAAACCCTTTTTCAGAGCGGTACCTCTACCTGCCTTCAGCAGGATTCATTTTGCTTCTTTCCTTGGCGGTGCAATACCCACAGAAGGCATGGCGGAAGGGCTTCTTGTCCCTGCCTGTCGCTGTCTGTCTGCTCATTGCCTTATATTCCGCAGGAGTCGTTGCGAGGAACCCTGTCTGGAGGAACGACCGCACCCTCTGGGAAGACGCAGTCATAAAGTCTCCGGATGCTGCGATAGCCCATTATAATTTCGGCCAGGTGTTATACAGGGAGGGTGAACTGGATGGGGCTGTCCGGCAGTATCGGGCAGCGCTTCAGTTGCAGCCGAGCCCCAAGGTCTATAACGATCTTGCTGTTGCGTACAATGACTTGGGCATGCCCGATAGGGCGATAGAACTTCTTCAGGTCGCCGTCCAGATGAACCCGGATTTCGCCGATGCCCATAACAACCTCGGTGTGGCTTATATCGCCAAGGGTTTATATCGGATGGCAATCTATC
This genomic interval from Thermodesulfovibrionales bacterium contains the following:
- a CDS encoding tetratricopeptide repeat protein, which translates into the protein YPLSVFLFFLATLCKETALVFPFLVIAYDHFVRRDRRTLWNQAARYLPFFSATAVYFLLRAQALGSFAPVKRHAELSAYQYVISALPLLRDYALKLILPLNLRVFYTFHPASSLLKAPAFSALIFVMIVAVSLFMVHRANKKAFFFSMMILFPLLPVLYIPALGENPFSERYLYLPSAGFILLLSLAVQYPQKAWRKGFLSLPVAVCLLIALYSAGVVARNPVWRNDRTLWEDAVIKSPDAAIAHYNFGQVLYREGELDGAVRQYRAALQLQPSPKVYNDLAVAYNDLGMPDRAIELLQVAVQMNPDFADAHNNLGVAYIAKGLYRMAIYHLNKAVSLDPSFSGAYSNLGLSYEWLGMRDDAIINYKKALQLDANNMTARNRLSTLSPGLNAQ